The genomic interval GGAGGACCAGAAATTATAACAGTAACAAATCATCATATGTTCTTACTGTTTCCAGGTCAAGAGGATTGCATATCAAGCACATGATTCAGTGTTCCTATCCTTATTCttgccaaaaataaaaatgaaaattgatcagatcagatcagatgaCCAAAACAAACATGGATAGTATTTTAGAAGGTGTGTCGATTTGCTAACTTGTAGGCGTATGCTTGATGTATTTGATTTACCTGAATCGGCATATATAGCACACTGTTGCTCGCTATCAACCCAATCTTTTCTCttgtgcttatgcttataagcgaaaatttgaatttttagcgttaaatttggagtagattttaagGTGTTCtacaataatttatttatcaaaGTTCACTTTTATATCGtcaagaacacgtatataaaagttttattctcaaattctttttatattgtttgactttttttctctaaataagTCAAATAATCACCGAATATATATCAGTGTGGCAATAAGATAATGAGTGTGTAGCAGCCTATGGCTATGGTACCAACAGCTAGGTAGGCAAGGAGCAAGGGAGCCGAATGGGACGACGTGTGTTTGTATCATCATCAAGCACAAACACAAGCCAGCACTATACTGTATTACTGACCATCCCATTCAGAGCAAGATAGGTCGCCTGGCccccatctccatctcctttCTTTATATAAACCAGCTGCCAGCAGCCATAGGTGGCGCACccaaacacaaacacaaatTCAAAGAGGAGAGCTTTACAATTTTACAAGGTAGTAGCAGCAGAGCGCAGAAATATAGTAGGAGAGATTGAGATAAGAGGAGAatgaggcagcagcagcagcagcagcaggcgagCAGGTTCAAGAGGACTTGCGTCTTCTGCGGCAGCAGCCAGGGGAACAAGACCACCtaccgcgacgccgccgtcgacctcgCCAAGGAGCTGGTTAGTATACACCACATGCATCGTATCTCCCTCCATGCATCTTATATCGTAAAAGtttttagttatatatatctagatttatttattaattaatctatattatttatatttatgtctatatttattaacttctatataaatctatgtaACATTTTAAATCTGATACtgtgaaatggaggtaatTAATACTCACTACTTATCAGCATCATCAGTTAATCTTTCATCGTTAGTTTAGTTAGTGTTCCATACTTAATTGGATTCATGTTCTTTTCTATGATTACACCTTAAAGCAGCATGAGGCCGAAGGTTTCTATATAGTTTTGGgtcttaaattttgataaaacaaTAGTACTATGATCgagctaaatatatatacactttaTGTATTATATGCGTACAGTTGAAGATAGCCTTTGCCATGTTAAGACTTGCATGTTGCATGGCTATTCGCACGTACTTTGCACAAGTGTTTTCCTTATCGTCAGTTACGAGACTCACCGTTAGTGTTACAGAAAAGGAAACCTCTTGGTGACTCCTTATAATTAACGACCAAATTCTAGAAAATAGTAAAGTTTATCATTCTTTAAATGTTTTTTAGATAACTGTCGTGTTACCACTAATCTCGCTAAATAGCAATAACACACTtctattcatatataaaacttactTACAATAGATCGACACGATATCCAACCCCTTTTCTCTTCAATTAGACTAGATAGCTGCTTTACATACATCATAACGTCACTTTATCCCAAAATGGTGGAAAGACAGATCATAGTGCATGTCCATTAGCAGAGTATGGTAGTAATAGTATTTAGATAGTGTTTGGTTCCTAGTACTAAAAATTTGTCCATGGGCTACAATCTTTAGTCCCTACTGTTTAGTTAGAGAGACTAAAAGTgcatcatatataaattttggttaagGGACAGGTGTGAAAGGAAGTTTTAATACCTCTGAAAGGGacttataaactaatataattttagtccCGTTTAGTCCCTCTTGTTTGAGTTTTTAGGGACTAAAGGAGACTAAAGTGAAGGGACTAATGGATTAGTCACCTAAaccaaacagggccttagtaATCCCTCCTATGTATTACGAGTCACTTTATGTTTGTTATAAGTTAAACATCtgatcaagtttataaaaagatataatAACATTTtgaacataaaataaatatagtataaatatatattcaatggtggatttaattaaactagttTGATGTCATAGATGTTAGCCCATTTTCCTATAAACTTACTCAAACATGAATATGTCTGACTTAAAGCAAACCTAAAGTGACttttaatatgaaacaaataagTATTAATAAAGAGATACTTCTTGACATGTTGGATGTAACTGGCGAGTTTTAGTTCACAATCTACGAGAGAGAGTGGGCTGATCCGCTCATGTGTGTTTTGGGAGACCTAATTCTGCACCCTAGATTGTTAGAAGATATTCCAACAATGGAACGGTAAGAAGCAATACAGGCAGTGGTTGCATTCGATAGAACTTTGATGAAACAAAAGGTTTACATATCGCATGCCTccatttgttgttgttttttccttGAAGAATAGAAGGAAAACGAGGGGACACGTCTTCGTTTTTGCATCAAGCTAGGGGAGTACAGCATGTACAGGCTTCCATTCCTACCACCTAAATAGTAATATTGTCGTGTCAGATAATGGCATGCCCATGCGTTTCTCTGCATCACCTGTCTGTGATCTATCCCTAGTTTATGGCTCTTCTGTCTGCATCCACGAATTTACTACTGAACGcgtagtacgtacgtactgtGTAAGAGGAGTTTGTACGTATGGCCTTGCGTTCGTATTACTGGTTTTTGTCGTGTCTTAAAATGATATGCTGTAAGCATGCTTTCTCTGCATCTCCTACGGAAACCTCTGTCCGTTGTTGTCTCTGCAACGAAGAATTCACCGGTGCATCTGCAATTCTGCATTTGGGGTAAGAGAAGAGCTGCATTGATACCTTTCCGGTGCAGGTGGCGAGGGGCATTGACCTTGtgtacggcggcggcagcattGGCCTCATGGGGCTCGTCTCCCAGGCCGTCTACGACGGTGGCAGACATGTCATCGGGTCAGTGCTTTTCTTCTTTCCATCTTCTTTTTACCCATCTAAATTATTCAGCACAACAGTCAAGTTTCAGGTTCTATACCCAGGCCAGCATTAGTTAGTATGCTGTTAAAGGCCACTAGTGTTACTGTGGCATGCCATAGCTACTCCGTTTTGCCAGTTTACCTTAGGTTAAATGCACAGTTTAAGTCTGGTTCAAGAGTACTCTAGTATCTTACATTGCTAGTAGCAGTACGTCCATTAATTGATGCATGCGTTCCAGTACAAAAGGAAGTACTCGCATTCTGTTTGTTGCTTACTTGCCTTCCATGCGCGTGCAGGGTCATTCCCAAGACTCTCATGACCCCCGAGGTATGAATTGCACATCTCCCCTACTGTACTACGCCTCTACTTATACTTACCTTGACCATAAGTGCGCTCCTTTTAAGTTTCAATCGTGGCAATGCACTGACacttgttagtttttttttttgtgttactAAGCCCCAGGGCTAATTGACACTCTATCAGATAGTAGTAATCCTGGAGCACTTGAATCGGTCGAGTGTCTCCTGGTAAACAGGCACTGcttagaagaaagaaaaacaacagtTTAATCACCTGGAATATAGTACTTGCAGTCGATTACATGCCTGCGGCACAAATCCAAACCCGAGCGTGAGTATAAACTAGAGAAGCTCAGCAGCTTTGCAGATGATTCCCCAAAGACATGCTTCCCTTGGAAGTCGAGGCAACGGTTGCCTGTCTGTCTCTGTAGCCTTCTCAAAAGAATGTTCTTGTTTGTAGTAGCAGTACTGCAGTAGTATTAGCTCCAACCATGAGGTTTAGAACCAGGCATGCGGACATCCATGAAGACCTTGATCAGGCACGGGCAGGGCAGTGATCTCTGCAGCTACCTACATCACCCCATCATGCATTACTTGATGGCTGTTGCAAGTTGTAGTAACAGCTAAGCTGTGATTAGTAGTAAATATCGTTGCACTTACCCACAGTCACACAGCTGGCTTTTGCCACGTGTGCATGGTAGTGTTTGTCTTCTCGTGGTTAATGCATGATGGTCATAGCACTGCAATGTAATgcaattttcctttggaaCTTGTTTTAGAACCCAATATACAGTATACTAGGAGTACAATACTGAAGGAGATGATGGATCGATGTTGTTGTTATCTGCAGATAGTCGGAGAGACAGTAGGGGAGGTGAGGCCAGTGTCCGACATGCACCAGAGGAAGGCTGAGATGGCGAGGCAGTCTGATGCATTCATAGCCCTGCCCGGTACTACTACTGCATACCCTGCATTTTCATAGTTCTttcattgcattgcattgcattccATTTCTGGATTGTCAGGTCAAGGCAACAAGATCTCAATGGCTCTTAAATAATTCTGTAGTAATAGCGTCTGTCTGACAAGTAATAATACGCCAACTGGCAACGTGGCACACTTGTTACTGTATTACTGTTGTGAGcacaccaaaaaaactaacctAGTTAGCGAAACAATTCAGGTGGATACGGAACACTGGAAGAGCTGCTTGAAGTGATCACTTGGGCGCAACTTGGCATCCACCATAAGCcggtatgcatgcatggctccTGTATAATTCAGTGCACTAATTACTCCACTCTTACATGTTGACCATTTCATCTTCAGACATCAGGTTTTATTCTTTTACTGATGAACTTACCATATGCATATTTCTGCATGCAGGTTGGGCTGCTGAACGTCGATGGGTACTACAACTCCCTGCTCACATTCATCGACCAAGCCGTGGAGGAAGGCTTCATCAGCCCGAGCGCTCGCCGCATCATCGTGTCTGCTCCAACGGCACAGGAACTCATGGACAAGCTCGAGGTAGCTTGTCTCAGTTAATTAACAGCTCCATCATAGGGGAATTagtacattattaattaatcgagTAAATCACTTGTTAGAAACTAATACTGACTTACTTTTAATTGCTCTATGCTTGCAGGAGTACGTCCCTTACCATGATAGGGTTGCATCTGGGCTGAACTGGGAGGCAGATCATCTAGGGTTCTAAGCTGCTGCAACGAGCTTAATTAAGCCTGTACCCAGCCAGATATAAATGAACTGAGGAAAGGCAAAGATGAATCCagcaactatatatatgatcaagCATGCTAGTTAATTCTATCCGATCTATGTAATAGTAGTGCATGGCTAGTTAACCAGTCTAGATTATCTTCTCTCTTTTGCATGcctagtttttttcttcttttttattgcTCCTACGTAGCATGGAGTTTGTCGTCAGTTTGGGTAAAGTACCTAGTAGCCCCTAATCAGCCCTATATCAATGTTCAAGATCCAGTAACTGATAATCAACTGGCACTAAACCAGGTGCCAAAGATTCACCTGATCTGGTTACTGTATCAAATTCAAAGTTTTAAGATTGTTGCGAGTTGATTGAAACAATGATGTTTTGGAGATATAAACcatttccattatctaaaatttgaagtaCGTGTTGAACAGTGTTCTTATGCCTTTCCAGATTATTGAATGAATGAAAGCAAAAGAGGCTCATGTTATGGGTTGGATATTAATCAGTTCCCACCCTGGATCGGCCCAACTTCTGCCATTATTCAATTTGGCCCATTAATCACAAACAAAAGGAAGCTTTAACCGATTCTCATTTGCCATGATGATTTACTGAAATTTCTGCGTCTCACTCGGAACAGAGGCTGTACAAGACGGACTGCAACGTAACCCGACAAGTTCATATGGCTAACCTTCGATCTATAAGTATCTGTAGCAAGACTCTCTCCGTTCTAGAGTATAAATATTcttagaattcaaatttgtacTATAATAGTAGTATTATAACCATTTCTGTATTGATTCTcattattttaatcattcCAACGATTTTAAAGCCAAACAGATACTTCGAACtataatctaatcaattcaaaaaaaaatcaaaaattaatCATCGAAGTGACTAAAAGATAATATTGTAATGTATTCTTATTCTATATTAagtaaaatagaaatatttatattttataacaaacGTAGCGACAAGATTTCAACTGAAAGCATCAGTTCAGCATTTCAATTTCAGTCCCGTCGTTCTTGGCAATTGATTTCGGTTTGCATTGACTCTCCTACAGTCAGAATTCAGACCATGGTAATCATGCTAACTACTGAAGCTTCTGCTCTCTGCAAAGCCAAAATCAACTGAGTTCCAGGTAAGCTGTGTTCATGTGACTGCTCCTGCTCACATGTtgactgctacagtacctgTATATTGGCATGCGATTGTTTTGTTCTGCATTGATTGATTACCATGcaaaatccaaattaaaatgaGCCATCCATCACACACAGACAGACAGCCTATCTGCTGCTCTGCTACTGGTTGTCAGATGGTTTCCAGATCCGGCAAGATATCAGCTTAGCTGGAATGGTAGCAGGAAGTTGTAATTTCGGTGTTCTGATTTGCAGAGAGACGATAATAATCATTCAGTCGTTGAATCTGCTCCGGCCCTCTTGCCACGATACGTGCTGTGGTTTGAAGTCAATAGGTTTTAGATGAAGTCATTATAGATAGCCTTGTGTTTCAACGACTAATTAATTTGCCACTAGGCAGAAGCCGTGCATGTCTGCATCTGCAAGCAGATTACAACGACAGGGACCAGTTCCTGCCGTCTAATCAAGTGATTACTGCCATTTAGTACTACTCCCCCgttccatttcatattataacattTCTGAGTTTATCTTACTcgtatattaatatatatatatatatttattagcatataaataaatctatataatatCGTATATATCAGAATGTCTTGTAATATAtgttaatataaaacataggaattttttttacgtacTTAAACCACACCCGATGTACATTCTGCTACCTGATGCAAGTGGCTACTCCACTGCTCATGCAAGGTATGCACCTAAGGGCGTAAGTGTGGAACATTATTATATACTGCACATGCCTTTTATTTCGTAAGACGTTTTCACTTTCGTATACGTTAGATAACTTTGATTAAGTTTATAAAAGGTACTGACAATATTTCTAACACGATACAATAAACTATTGAAATGTATTTGATACTGTTTTAGTGGAACTAATTTGGTGTGGTACTTATTGTTGTTTGCCTTCTATAAACCTTAAATAAGTTTGGCTCACAACAGAAAGTTGAAAATGTTTTACgataggcaaaatttgctacagggcatcgaaaaaacgtgtaattagccgatggacaccgtaagatcatgaatttgctgcaggacaacacaaaaatatagtaattagctatagggcactccggccaattttttattattttcggagtaaaaaattttaaaaatgatgagattgcCCTTAGTGATCAACCCGTTATACTGACTAGGTTCAGTCGAACCAGACCAAATCGGTCTCGGCGCCGCACCAcacccaaaccctagcctataGGGCAAGTGAGCaggcagcaacgacggcgacctagctgcggcgagggcgcataacgggttggctaCCGAGGGCAAtatcgtcatttttaaaatttttgactccaaaaataataaaaaattggccggagtgccctatagctaattaccatatttttgtggtgtcctgtagcaaattcgtgatcttacggtctCCACCgactaattacacgttttttcgatgccctatagcaaattttgcctttatGATATAAAGTGGATGGGATAGGATGTTATGCCTGCCAATAGGGGTATGTGTATTTTCCCTGTAAAATAATAATGcttcctctattttataatgtagcTATCTGTCTATTTCAGGGTTTCGAATATGTACATGCTTCATCATgggtcaaattttattttaaatatatatgttttaacaTAGAGATAGTAAAGTAGAAATCAAGATGATGTCATGTTGTACGGGTAATTTTACCATTAATAAAATAACCAGagttagtataaaatttagtgcCGCCATTTACCTTGTGCcaaaatttacttaaattttggtatctgcagatattttttaatgataataaaattgtCCCATGCAGTAcatttgaatataaaaaatcatggcCAATATCGTTTTCTGGTGTTACTTGAACCATAAGAAATTGATGGGGGAAAAGCGACTTCTCGGGATCgattatatatcaacatgGATCATGGAAAGGAGGGTAACATGgagggcagcagcagcagctgaggCAGGGGAATGTTTGTAGTTTTGTCTCCAAAACCAAAGAGAAGCGAGGTATAGGCCATGTTTCTTTCagtttaagattattatactctagattattgagtcagattattataaactagattgttataatctgtaaCGGAATAAGCTGTGAGTCgtttcttttctagattattagagcatagattattgggtttgtAAGTCTAAAGAGGGAGTGGGGTGGCATAGTAGGTAATTTTTTAGCCAATAAGctagaaaaagctcacctaaacgagcttatcagattataataagcttggctccagattataataagctacttcaataggttatctgtttctttcagctttcttctagattataataatcccaagctgaaagaaacagggaCACAGTAGAGTGCAAAGCATAAAGCATGACGTGCCCGCACTTTCCGCACTCctgctccatccatccatccatcccagCTTAACCACAGCACATAACTTAACTAAATTTCATTAAACCCACACCAAGCCTATTGCTATTAACTCCCTCTGTCTGCTGATATAAGGGAGTAACGTACAGGTAAGCACCATAATAATTTACATATGGATTGTGGATATACCCCCTGTGTCTGATTAATTATATAGGCGATTTAGAGTTaacaatttgattttttttaaatacaaggGATTTTGGGTCAggtttcaaataaatttatgttaatCTTTAGACTCTGACAAATAACCTATAATCCCTACAccgttcaaaaaatatatatgtgaacaTCTATGGTTTAAACTCCCATATCAACAATGTAGAAAACACTTTCACCTGCCTACTCGTATAAGCCAATCACAACATACTTTTTTTATCTCGGCAATCCTAATCCTCTACTCTATGAGCCTTCATCTCTctaaaaagaactttaaacgcTCTTACATTCTTTACATTGTAGGACCTTGGGAGCATGTATacactatataaatattagaatGCTTGACGGTGTCGAGGGACACAAACGTCAGTGACTGGTGTCGCATTATCCGAGAATATAGAAAAGCTTCTAAATCTAGCTTCTTTAGTTTTTGaacttttaagtttattttttataatctgtaactatagattctcagaaattGTGGATCGTTTGGAGCCGCTTCTAACAGAAGCAGCTTTCGAAAAAAGTTACCGCTAGAAGAAGCTCCTCTAAGCAGGCTCTATTTAGTATTCAGATGTAGGAGAAGAGGATGAGGAGAAATGCATGCGCAGAAGCACAATGGACTGACTGGAGCTGAGGCGTGCATGTGTGCTGCTGGGAAATATATACATGCGTGCGTGGCCggccttcttttcttttcttttctggcGTGTGCATGGATGCGTACAACGTAAGATtactttcttttcttaatcttACGCACGCACACATGTGCACCACCAAACTTCCTTTCTTAATCTTGGCCTAGCCTATTAGTAATTTTTAATCACATACTAGCATGTGTATTCTTCTTCTAGATGGCACGCACGCGTGCATGACGAATGTATATACATTCCACTGTTATAACCTTCTAATGCATGCGTGCGTTTTCTTACCGTGAATGTGTATTATCTATAatggttcttcttcttcacttGGCACACATGAAGATAGATTTTAGCTTCAGGACGATACAGAGCCCCA from Oryza brachyantha chromosome 3, ObraRS2, whole genome shotgun sequence carries:
- the LOC102705510 gene encoding probable cytokinin riboside 5'-monophosphate phosphoribohydrolase LOGL3 produces the protein MRQQQQQQQASRFKRTCVFCGSSQGNKTTYRDAAVDLAKELVARGIDLVYGGGSIGLMGLVSQAVYDGGRHVIGVIPKTLMTPEIVGETVGEVRPVSDMHQRKAEMARQSDAFIALPGGYGTLEELLEVITWAQLGIHHKPVGLLNVDGYYNSLLTFIDQAVEEGFISPSARRIIVSAPTAQELMDKLEEYVPYHDRVASGLNWEADHLGF